A single Glycine soja cultivar W05 chromosome 14, ASM419377v2, whole genome shotgun sequence DNA region contains:
- the LOC114384469 gene encoding aspartic proteinase PCS1-like — MASSISSLSLLLPSLTTLILLQIQTCVSSSQTQKPLLLPLKTQTQTPPRKLAFQHNVTLTISLTIGSPPQNVTMVLDTGSELSWLHCKKLPNLNSTFNPLLSSSYTPTPCNSSVCMTRTRDLTIPASCDPNNKLCHVIVSYADASSAEGTLAAETFSLAGAAQPGTLFGCMDSAGYTSDINEDAKTTGLMGMNRGSLSLVTQMVLPKFSYCISGEDAFGVLLLGDGPSAPSPLQYTPLVTATTSSPYFDRVAYTVQLEGIKVSEKLLQLPKSVFVPDHTGAGQTMVDSGTQFTFLLGPVYNSLKDEFLEQTKGVLTRIEDPNFVFEGAMDLCYHAPASLAAVPAVTLVFSGAEMRVSGERLLYRVSKGRDCVYCFTFGNSDLLGIEAYVIGHHHQQNVWMEFDLVKSRVGFTETTCDLASQRLGFSP; from the coding sequence ATGGCCTCTTCTAtttcctctctttctctccttctcccttctCTCACAACCCTCATTCTCCTCCAAATTCAAACATGTGTCTCTTCATCACAAACACAAAAACCCCTCCTACTACCTCtcaaaacacaaacacaaacacctCCACGCAAGCTTGCATTTCAGCACAACGTCACACTAACCATCTCACTAACCATAGGCTCGCCCCCACAGAACGTTACCATGGTCCTCGACACAGGCAGCGAACTCTCCTGGCTCCACTGCAAAAAACTCCCAAACCTAAACTCAACCTTCAACCCACTCCTCTCTTCTTCCTACACCCCAACCCCATGCAACTCTTCCGTCTGCATGACTCGAACCCGAGACCTCACTATCCCCGCTTCATGCGACCCCAACAACAAACTCTGCCACGTCATCGTCTCCTACGCCGACGCCTCCTCCGCCGAGGGCACCCTCGCCGCCGAAACCTTCTCCCTCGCCGGCGCCGCGCAACCAGGAACGTTATTCGGGTGCATGGACTCCGCTGGCTACACCTCCGACATCAACGAGGATGCTAAAACGACAGGTTTAATGGGCATGAACCGAGGCTCCCTCTCGCTGGTAACACAAATGGTGCTTCCGAAATTCTCGTACTGCATCTCGGGGGAGGACGCTTTCGGCGTCCTCCTCCTTGGCGACGGGCCTTCCGCGCCGTCGCCACTGCAGTACACCCCTCTAGTGACGGCGACAACCTCGTCGCCGTACTTCGACCGTGTCGCGTACACGGTCCAGCTCGAGGGGATTAAGGTTTCGGAGAAACTCCTGCAGCTTCCGAAGTCGGTGTTCGTGCCCGACCACACCGGAGCGGGTCAGACAATGGTGGATTCGGGTACCCAGTTTACTTTTCTCCTCGGGCCGGTTTACAATTCCCTAAAGGATGAGTTTTTGGAGCAGACGAAAGGGGTGCTGACCCGAATAGAGGATCCGAATTTCGTGTTTGAGGGGGCGATGGACCTGTGCTACCACGCGCCGGCGAGCTTGGCGGCGGTGCCGGCGGTGACGCTGGTGTTCTCGGGGGCGGAGATGAGGGTGTCAGGGGAGAGGCTGCTGTATAGGGTGAGTAAAGGGAGGGATTGCGTGTATTGCTTCACTTTTGGGAACTCTGATTTGTTGGGAATTGAAGCTTATGTGATTGGACATCATCATCAGCAGAACGTGTGGATGGAGTTTGATTTGGTCAAGTCTAGGGTAGGGTTCACTGAGACCACGTGTGACCTTGCCAGTCAACGGCTAGGATTCTCTCCTTAA
- the LOC114383669 gene encoding uncharacterized protein LOC114383669, protein MASSVSTTPPLYFDEKWKLSKKEGSTRSRSSSTPFIKNSSSQRRCAFASKCARLVKEQRARFYIMRRCVTMLICWRDYSDS, encoded by the coding sequence ATGGCTTCTTCTGTATCCACCACACCACCTTTGTACTTTGATGAGAAGTGGAAGCTGTCAAAGAAAGAAGGATCCACCAGAAGCAGGTCCTCAAGCACCCCTTTCATCAAGAATTCTTCCTCACAGAGAAGGTGTGCTTTTGCTAGCAAGTGTGCGAGGCTTGTAAAGGAGCAAAGGGCGCGTTTCTACATCATGAGGCGGTGTGTGACAATGCTCATATGCTGGCGTGACTACAGTGATTcgtga